CCTGGGCACGCGCTCGCCCCAGGGCCTCACCTTCTATTACCCGACCCCGAACATCCAGGACGAGACGAGCCCGGACGTGCTCGTCACCTACAGCCCGGAGAACGGCAGCGTGCTGCCCCTGGGCACCACCCGGGTGACGATGACGGCGAAGGACTCGGCGGGCAACGTCAGCACCTGCGCCTTCCCCGTCACCATCCGCGACGGCCAGGCGCCCACCAGGGCCTGCAAGGTGAGCGAGGTCCGCGTGGAGGCGGAAGGGCCCCAGGGCGCGCACGCGTACTGGCCGGACCCCACGCCCACCGACAGCATCTCCAGCCAGGTGAGCGTCAAGAGCTCGCACGCGTCCGGGGACCTGTTCCCGCTGGGCCTCACCCGCGTGGAGGTCATCAGCACCGACGAGTCGGGCAACAGCACCCCCTGCGAGATCCAGGTGCGGGTGCGCGACTCGCGGCCGCCGTTGCTCACCTGCCCGCAGGACCAGACGCTGACCACCGCGGTGATGACCGGCACCCGCGCGGAGTACCCGCTCGCCACCGCCGAGGACGCCGTCTCCGCGGCGGACATCTCCTACAGCCCCGTCGTGGGCACGCCGCTCGCGCCGGGCCTGCACTCGGTGCAGGTGACCGCCATCGACGCGGCCGGCAACGCGTCCCTCTGCAACTTCCACCTGACCGTGGCGTACGACCCGACGAGCGACATGCGGCAGGGCCTGGGCTGCTCGGTGGGCAGCGGCCCGTCGTCGGGGGTGGGCTGGGTGGCGCTGCTCGCCCTCGCCTGGACGCTCAGCCGCCGTCTGAAGGACGGCCGGCCGCGCGGGTGACCTCTGGGCCGTGGCGGCGCGGGGGACTTCCGCTACAGTCCCCCGGGCCCCCATGGACCTCACCCTCTTCGTCGTCGGACTCGTGAAGGTCGTCCTCGGCGGCCTCGTGGCCGCGCTCGGCATCGGCCTGAGCATGCGCGGCCTGAGCCGCCTGTTGGACAGCCACCCCGTGGAGGAGCTGCGCCAGGGCAACGTCGCCTCCGGCCTGGTGCACGCGACCAGCCTCGTGTCGCTGGGCCTGCTCGTGCAGCACGCGCTGAAGGCCACCAGCGACGCGGTGGACCTGGCGGTGCAGAACCCGCCTGTGTCCGCCGTCTCCGTGCTCCAGTTGCTGGGGCTGGCGCTGGTGCACGTGGGGCTGTCGCTCGCGGTGGGCGTGGCGGTGCTCGCCCTGGGCGTGCGGCTGTTCGACAAGATGACGCCCGGCATCGAGGAGCTGGAGGAGGTGCGCAAGGGCAACATCGCCGCCGCGCTGATGCTGTGCGCCTTCCTGCTGGTCATCGCGCTGCTCACCGCGCCCGGCCTCCAGGCCGCGCTCAACGGCCTCATCCCCTTCCCGCAGCTGCCCACCGGCATGCTGCGCGCGCCCGCCTGAGCCGCCGCCATGGTCGCGCGCATGTGGAAGACGCCGCTGTCGCTGGTGCTGGTGGGAGGGCTGCTCGCCTTCACCGGCTGGGAGGGGGTGCTGGCGCGCAAGGCGGGCCGGCTCGCGGAGGCCCCACAACCGGAAGGGGAAGTGCCCCCGGCCGATCCCCAGGAGGCGCGGAAGGACCTGGGCCTGGTGCTGGTCCCGGAGGACACGCCGCCGGAGCGCGCGAAGGCCTATGACTGGCGCGTGGAGGGCCTGGAGCCCGCCCGTCAGCAGCTGGCGTATGGCCTGGGCGAAGCGGTGGAGCGCGGGCTGGAAGAGGCGCACCGCGACTACAGCGTGCGGCTGCGCTACCGCGCCATGGGCCCGGAGCGCTTCACCTACGTGGCACCGCCGGGCTGCGGTACGGACATGCGCTGCATCTACGTGGAGCTGATGCGCAGCAACGCGGAGCCGGTGCGCGTGCTGGGCGAGCGCTTCGCCACCTCCATCCGCGAGCGCGACCTGGACGCGGCGCAGGCCACCGAGCTCATCCTCGGCTTCGTGCGCCGCATCCGCTA
This genomic stretch from Corallococcus caeni harbors:
- a CDS encoding DUF350 domain-containing protein; protein product: MDLTLFVVGLVKVVLGGLVAALGIGLSMRGLSRLLDSHPVEELRQGNVASGLVHATSLVSLGLLVQHALKATSDAVDLAVQNPPVSAVSVLQLLGLALVHVGLSLAVGVAVLALGVRLFDKMTPGIEELEEVRKGNIAAALMLCAFLLVIALLTAPGLQAALNGLIPFPQLPTGMLRAPA